In Acidobacteriota bacterium, a single window of DNA contains:
- a CDS encoding PadR family transcriptional regulator — translation MGTKADVWQGTLALMILRTLETLGPQHGYGIARRIEQTSGDALTVNYGTLHPALVKLEQEGAIVSEWGQSENGRRAKYYTLTRAGRAQMARTSREWAQTTAIMSRFLEGREA, via the coding sequence GTGGGAACGAAAGCTGACGTCTGGCAGGGCACGCTGGCCCTGATGATTCTCAGGACGCTCGAGACGCTGGGACCGCAGCATGGATACGGGATCGCGCGGCGGATCGAGCAGACGAGCGGCGACGCGCTCACGGTGAACTACGGCACGCTCCATCCTGCGCTCGTGAAGCTCGAACAGGAAGGCGCGATCGTCTCGGAGTGGGGCCAGTCCGAGAACGGGCGCCGCGCGAAGTACTACACGCTGACGCGCGCGGGGCGTGCGCAGATGGCTCGCACGTCGCGCGAATGGGCGCAGACGACGGCCATCATGTCGCGCTTCCTCGAAGGACGTGAGGCATGA